In Podospora pseudoanserina strain CBS 124.78 chromosome 5, whole genome shotgun sequence, a single window of DNA contains:
- a CDS encoding hypothetical protein (COG:S; EggNog:ENOG503NVEM) encodes MAIAIRHDPHSHAHEESIPGTVSLAAKEGEETHYGQALFPVPSADPNDPLQWTKFKKHMIMFCACAFSFLGISALLGPAVYIGLWSAQFNVDPNTAAGLVNYPNLIFGFGSVILVPLYKRYGRRPVMLLSLVAYIGGIIGASQSTTYGGLLAWRIVHAFGSGVCEALPVQLVNDIFFLHERGKKLGWYTVALCLGATGPMFCGFMLAAGYSWNLFFYVELAFGVALLLLCFLFVEESLYFRAPVAPSGGSSSGSNLEVVTSAATTAEGNEKKRQPETAELSGNFVLPRRKSWKQQLSIFPDKFDYTCDFWAMPFRAFTHLLVPSTFWVIATYGIYIGLCGFSFNFVFPLKIVQPPYNWPETNSGLSAIATFIGFGLALPLLPASDILAARLTRRNGGIREAEMRLGVLIPAAFVAPAGQVLFGMAAARDLHWICYFIAIGITQWAGYFYFTLTLAYAVDSYNANLSEMLIIMNLGKQAISFGFSGELLNWILKHGYVTIVVAAFVPILVVNNMMVFVFMIWGKRIRVMMANSWLARFHGRSLTRGEGH; translated from the coding sequence ATGGCCATCGCCATCCGCCATGATCCCCACAGCCACGCCCACGAGGAGTCCATCCCAGGCACCGTGAgcctcgccgccaaagaggGTGAAGAAACCCACTACGGCCAGGCCCTCTTCCCTGTCCCCTCGGCCGACCCCAACGACCCCTTACAATGGACCAAGTTCAAGAAACATATGATCATGTTTTGCGCCTgcgccttttcctttctggGAATCTCTGCCTTGCTCGGACCGGCAGTGTACATCGGGCTTTGGTCCGCTCAGTTCAACGTCGATCCCAACACGGCGGCAGGGCTGGTGAACTACCCCAACTTGATTTTCGGTTTTGGGAGTGTGATCTTGGTGCCGTTGTACAAGAGGTACGGGAGGCGACCGGTCATGTTGCTGAGCCTGGTGGCATATATTGGGGGGATCATCGGGGCGAGTCAATCGACGACGTATGGGGGTTTGCTAGCATGGAGGATTGTGCATGCTTTTGGGAGTGGGGTTTGCGAGGCGTTGCCGGTACAGTTGGTGAAtgacatcttcttcttgcacGAGAGAGGGAAGAAGTTGGGGTGGTATACGGTTGCCTTGTGTCTGGGAGCAACTGGGCCGATGTTTTGCGGGTTTATGCTTGCGGCCGGGTATTCGTGGAACTTGTTCTTTTATGTCGAGCTGGCTTTTGGTGTCGCGCTTTTGCTCttgtgttttctttttgtggAAGAGTCGTTGTATTTCAGAGCTCCTGTTGCTCCGTCAGGTGGGTCGTCAAGTGGGAGCAACCTCGAGGTTGTGACGTCGGCTGCGACCACGGCAGAAGGCAATGAGAAGAAGCGGCAGCCAGAGACTGCAGAGCTGTCGGGCAATTTTGTCCTACCCCGGCGCAAGTCTTGGAAACAGCAGCTCAGTATCTTCCCGGACAAGTTCGACTACACGTGTGACTTTTGGGCCATGCCATTCAGAGCTTTCACCCATCTCTTGGTTCCTTCCACCTTCTGGGTCATCGCCACCTACGGCATCTATATTGGACTGTgcggcttctccttcaacttcGTCTTCCCGTTGAAGATTGTCCAGCCCCCATACAATTGGCCCGAGACAAATTCTGGTCTGAGCGCCATTGCAACTTTTATTGGCTTCGgccttgctcttcctctACTCCCGGCATCCGATATCCTGGCCGCGAGGCTCACAAGGAGGAATGGGGGCATCAGAGAAGCCGAAATGAGACTGGGGGTTCTCATTCCTGCCGCGTTTGTTGCTCCGGCAGGCCAAGTTCTCTTTGGTATGGCTGCAGCCAGAGATCTCCACTGGATATGCTACTTCATCGCGATCGGTATCACCCAGTGGGCTGGCTACTTTTACTTCACACTCACATTGGCTTATGCGGTTGATTCGTACAATGCCAACTTGAGCGAGatgctcatcatcatgaacCTTGGCAAGCAGGCCATCAGCTTTGGTTTTAGCGGGGAGCTGTTGAACTGGATCCTCAAGCATGGATATGTCACGATTGTTGTGGCGGCTTTCGTCCCCATCTTGGTGGTAAACAACATGATGGTCTTCGTTTTCATGATCTGGGGCAAGAGAATcagagtgatgatggcgaaTAGTTGGCTGGCAAGGTTTCatgggaggagtttgacaCGGGGCGAGGGACATTGA
- a CDS encoding hypothetical protein (CAZy:GH13; COG:G; EggNog:ENOG503NV3E): MHSVQPLLGLSWLLLLDSKTPTMRASLLSLAGVASLAFSGLGLAADAEEWKTRSVYQVMIDRYARTDGSIDHECEAHEFCGGTWRGLINKLDYIQDMGFTAIQISPINKNMEEHTAAGDPYHGYWTTDLYALNDKFGTEKDFKDLVAELKKRDIYLMADVVVNHMAQKFDNNPPPKVDYSKFNPFNDEKYFHPYCNVTEEGWLNATEYQDCWLYPYGVALADLDTRNEFVIKEMNSWIKGLVSNYSIDGLRIDAAKHVNDEFLPGFVKSSGVFAWGEVLTGETEDFCRYQTLDLLPGMPNYLDYYKLIEGFNGGSFEKLAQIKKQAINNCNDTFALGTFVENHDMPRFANKNSDMAIAKNAMTYVILNDGVPTVYQGQEQHFNGFETPHNREPLWQSGYDKESPLYKLTATLNKVRNHIIKLDKDYVNTASEILEANNNYFCTKKGSYGSQIVYCITNNSSKGGKHLLTVGGFQADQKVVEVLTCQSNQAGMSGTIDMKMNNGVPKVYVPADALKDSGICEQTTAEEYQDDTSGAGVTGSATGLLAAAVAGWALMFLA, from the exons ATGCACAGTGTCCAGCCTCTTCTTGGACTGTCTTGGCTG CTTCTGCTTGACAGCAAGACACCCACCATGCGAGCTTCACTCTTGAGCCTGGCTGGCGTTGCCAGTCTGGCCTTCTCTGGCCTCGGCCTTGCTGCCGACGCTGAGGAATGGAAGACACGATCCGTCTACCAGGTCATGATTGACCGTTATGCCCGCACCGATGGCTCCATCGACCACGAGTGTGAGGCCCACGAGTTCTGCGGTGGCACCTGGAGAGGCTTGATCAACAAGCTCGACTACATCCAAGACATGGGCTTCACGGCCATCCAGATCAGCCCCATCAACAAGAACATGGAGGAGCACACTGCCGCCGGTGACCCCTACCACGGCTACTGGACCACCGATCTGTATGCCCTCAACGACAAGTTTGGCACCGAGAAGGACTTCAAGGATCTGGTggccgagctcaagaagcGCGACATCTACCTCATGGCCGATGTTGTCGTCAACCACATGGCCCAAAAGTtcgacaacaacccccctcccaaggTCGATTACTCCAAgttcaaccccttcaacgACGAGAAGTACTTCCATCCCTACTGCAATGTCACCGAGGAGGGCTGGTTGAACGCCACCGAATACCAAGACTGCTGGCTCTACCCCTATGGCGTTGCCCTTGCCGATCTCGACACCCGCAACGAATTCGTGATCAAGGAGATGAACAGCTGGATCAAGGGTCTTGTCAGCAACTATTCCATTGACGGTCTCCGCATCGACGCCGCCAAGCACGTCAACGACGAGTTCTTGCCCGGCTTTGTCAAGTCTTCGGGTGTGTTTGCCTGGGGCGAGGTTTTGACGGGCGAGACCGAGGACTTCTGCCGCTACCAGACTCTGGATCTCCTGCCCGGCATGCCCAACTATCTCGACTACTACAAGCTCATCGAGGGCTTCAACGGCGGCTCTTTCGAGAAGCTCGCCcagatcaagaagcaggcCATCAACAACTGCAACGACACCTTTGCCCTGGGCACCTTTGTCGAGAACCACGACATGCCCCGTTTCGCCAACAAGAACAGTGACATGGCCATTGCCAAGAACGCCATGACCTACGTTATCCTCAACGACGGCGTTCCCACCGTGTACCAGGGCCAGGAGCAGCACTTTAACGGCTTCGAGACTCCTCACAACCGTGAGCCTCTCTGGCAGTCCGGCTATGACAAGGAGTCGCCCCTGTACAAGCTCACCGCCACGCTCAACAAGGTGCgcaaccacatcatcaagctcgacaaggacTATGTCAACACCGCCTCCGAGATCCTTGaggccaacaacaactactTTTGCACCAAGAAGGGCTCCTACGGCAGTCAGATCGTGTActgcatcaccaacaacagctccAAGGGCGGCAAACATTTGCTCACCGTTGGCGGCTTCCAGGCCGATCAGAAGGTCGTTGAGGTCCTCACCTGCCAGTCCAACCAGGCTGGCATGTCGGGCACTATCGACATGAAGATGAACAACGGCGTTCCCAAGGTCTATGTCCCCGCCGATGCGCTCAAGGACTCGGGCATCTGCGAGCAGACGACCGCTGAAGAGTACCAGGACGACACCAGCGGCGCCGGTGTGACCGGTTCCGCCACTGGTCTTTTGGCTGCTGCAGTGGCTGGGTGGGCCCTCATGTTCCTTGCCTAA